In one Brassica oleracea var. oleracea cultivar TO1000 chromosome C9, BOL, whole genome shotgun sequence genomic region, the following are encoded:
- the LOC106318481 gene encoding uncharacterized protein LOC106318481, producing the protein MKKKLIMFLFALLQLLLVNSLSPKHPSAKPDAEINVMGFVYCDVCSNNSFSKHSYFMSGVEVRIDCSLKSGSSTTNEMITFSANRTTNEFGLFKVTITSLDSVDLDSLATSCQASLVGRRGSSDSSCNVHGYRSTTDQVVFKSKRSNLCIYGFNGLNFRPFKRDLALCGKN; encoded by the exons ATGAAGAAGAAACTGATAATGTTTTTGTTTGCTCTTCTGCAACTTCTGTTAGTAAACTCTCTTTCTCCAAAACATCCATCAGCCAAGCCAGATGCAGAAATAAATGTGATGGGTTTCGTTTACTGTGATGTCTGCTCCAACAACAGCTTCTCCAAACACAGTTACTTCATGTCCG GCGTTGAAGTGAGAATAGACTGCAGTCTCAAATCAGGTTCCTCGACAACAAACGAGATGATAACATTCTCTGCGAACAGAACCACTAACGAGTTTGGACTCTTCAAGGTAACCATAACATCTCTAGACAGCGTTGACTTGGACAGTCTCGCAACTTCTTGTCAAGCGAGTTTGGTGGGAAGAAGAGGCTCCTCGGATTCTTCCTGCAACGTACATGGTTACAGAAGCACCACGGATCAAGTCGTGTTTAAGTCAAAACGGTCTAATCTCTGTATCTATGGATTCAATGGGTTAAACTTCAGACCGTTCAAGAGGGACCTTGCCTTGTGTGGCAAGAATTAG
- the LOC106318480 gene encoding actin-related protein 2 — protein MDNKNVVVCDNGTGYVKCGFAGENFPTSVFPCVVGRPLLRYEESLMEQQVKDIVVGETCAELRHQLDINYPVHNGIVQNWEDMEHVWDHAFYNELKINPSDCKILLTDPPLNPSKNREKMIETMFEKYNFAGVFIQIQAVLTLYAQGLLTGLVIDSGDGVTHVVPVVDGYSFPHLTKRMNVAGRHITAYLVDLLSRRGYAMNKTADFETVREIKEKLCYISYDYKREYQLGLETTILVKNYTLPDGRVIKVGTERFQAPEALFTPELIDVEGDGMADMVFRCIQEMDIDNRMMLYQHIVLSGGSTMYPGLPSRLEKEIQDRYLDTVLKGNRDGLKKLRLRIEDPPRRKHMVYLGGAVLAGIMKDAPEFWINREDYMEEGIGCLNKMSQA, from the exons ATGGATAACAAAAACGTCGTCGTTTGCGACAACGGCACCGGC TATGTAAAATGTGGATTTGCTGGAGAGAACTTTCCAACATCTGTGTTCCCTTGTGTCGTGGGAAGACCCTTGCTCCGTTACGAAGAGTCACTCATGGAGCAGCAAGTGAAG GATATAGTTGTGGGGGAGACATGCGCTGAGCTCAGGCATCAGCTGGATATAAACTACCCTGTCCACAATGGTATTGTGCAGAACTGGGAAGACATGGAACATGTTTGGGATCATGCTTTCTACAACGAGTTGAAA ATCAATCCATCAGATTGTAAGATACTTCTCACTGATCCACCACTTAACCCCTCCAAGAACCGAGAGAAAATG ATTGAGACAATGTTCGAGAAGTACAATTTCGCCGGCGTTTTCATTCAAATCCAAGCCGTTTTGACTCTGTATGCCCAAG GTTTGCTGACTGGTTTGGTTATTGATTCTGGTGATGGTGTTACTCATGTG GTTCCGGTGGTTGATGGCTATTCGTTTCCTCATCTTACAAAAAGAATGAATGTTGCTGGAAGACACATAACAGCATATCTTGTTGATCTTCTTTCTAGACGCGG ATATGCGATGAATAAAACGGCTGACTTTGAGACGGTTAGGGAAATCAAAGAGAAGCTCTGCTATATAAG TTATGACTACAAGAGAGAGTATCAGCTTGGGCTTGAGACAACCATTCTTGTTAAGAATTATACT CTTCCAGATGGGAGGGTCATCAAAGTAGGCACTGAAAGATTCCAAGCACCTGAAGCACTTTTTACACCG GAACTCATTGATGTTGAAGGTGATGGAATGGCAGACATGGTGTTCCGCTGTATTCAAGAAATGGATATTGATAACCGCATGATG CTTTACCAACACATAGTTTTAAGTGGAGGAAGCACCATGTACCCTGGATTACCTAGCCG TCTTGAGAAAGAGATCCAGGATCGGTATCTTGATACAGTTCTCAAAGGAAACAGAGATGGTTTGAAG AAACTTAGGTTGCGGATAGAGGATCCACCTAGAAGGAAACACATGGTATACCTCGGAGGCGCTGTTCTTGCAGGAATCATGAAG GACGCACCAGAGTTCTGGATCAATAGAGAGGACTATATGGAAGAAGGAATTGGTTGCTTGAATAAGATGAGCCAAGCTTGA
- the LOC106314080 gene encoding transcription factor TCP20-like gives MDPKNPNPHQVPNFLIPPPQPRDASDDNKEVNDFQIVVASDKEPNSNGKKQLAPKRSSNKDRHTKVEGRGRRIRMPALCAARIFQLTRELGHKSDGETIQWLLQQAEPSLIAATGSGTVPASALASAASAVVSNQGGSLTAGLMISHHDLDCGGGSSSGRPSWGEGGGEVWPNGAGYRIGFPGFDFPGGAMSFASIFGASGGGNGNQMLGLELGLSQVGNVGVLNQQIYQQMAQAQAQAQGRVLHHTLHHNPGHEEDDDDDIYMLIETSELISI, from the coding sequence ATGGATCCCAAGAACCCAAATCCACACCAAGTACCAAACTTCTTGATACCACCACCACAACCGAGAGATGCTTCCGATGACAACAAAGAAGTAAATGATTTTCAGATCGTGGTCGCTTCCGACAAAGAACCGAACAGTAACGGTAAGAAGCAGCTTGCCCCCAAGAGAAGCTCAAACAAAGACAGACACACCAAAGTGGAAGGTCGCGGTCGGAGAATCAGGATGCCTGCTCTCTGCGCGGCAAGGATTTTTCAACTGACCAGAGAATTGGGTCACAAATCAGACGGTGAAACAATCCAGTGGCTGCTTCAACAAGCCGAACCGTCGCTTATCGCAGCCACCGGTTCAGGAACTGTACCGGCCTCTGCTTTAGCCTCAGCTGCTTCTGCTGTAGTCTCTAACCAAGGCGGGTCTCTCACTGCTGGTTTGATGATCAGTCATCATGACTTAGACTGTGGTGGTGGGTCTAGTAGTGGTAGACCAAGTTGGGGAGAAGGAGGAGGAGAAGTATGGCCAAATGGAGCTGGTTACAGAATTGGGTTTCCCGGATTTGATTTTCCTGGTGGAGCTATGAGTTTTGCTTCCATTTTTGGTGCTAGTGGTGGTGGTAATGGTAATCAGATGCTTGGACTTGAGTTAGGGTTGTCTCAGGTAGGGAATGTTGGGGTCTTGAATCAACAGATTTATCAACAGATGGCTCAAGCTCAGGCTCAGGCTCAGGGTAGGGTTCTTCACCATACTCTTCATCATAATCCAGGACATGAAGAGGATGATGATGATGACATATATATGCTTATTGAAACCTCTGAGCTGATTTCAATTTGA
- the LOC106318564 gene encoding probable metal-nicotianamine transporter YSL6 — MGTEIPTSPEISEALLLPETNKTAATVILDQGEHVPEWKEQITIRGLVVSALLGTLFCIITHKLNLTVGIIPSLNVAAGLLGFFFVKSWTGFLSKLGFTVKPFTKQENTVIQTCVVACYGLAFSGGFGSYLIAMDEKTYKLIGADYPGNHAEDVINPGLWWMIGFLFVVSFLGLFSLVPLRKVMVLDYKLTYPSGTATAMLINSFHTNTGAELAANQVKCLGKYLSLSLVWSCFKWFFSGVGDACGFDNFPTLGLTLFKNTFYFDFSPTYVGCGLICPHIVNCSVLLGAIISWGFLWPFVSQHAGDWYPADLGSNDFKGLYGYKVFIAIAIILGDGLYNLVKIIAVTVKELCSNSSRNLNLPVVTNVVDDEASEILLVKKKRDEVFLKDRIPLGFAVSGYVGLAAISTATIPLIFPPLKWYFVLCSYFIAPALAFCNSYGTGLTDWSLASTYGKIGLFIIASVVGSDGGVIAGLAACGVMMSIVSTAADLMQDFKTGYLTLSSAKSMFVSQLVGTAMGCIIAPLTFYLFWSAFDIGDPNGPYKAPYAVIFREMAILGIEGFAELPKHCLALCYGFFVAALIVNLLRDITPPKISQFIPIPMAMAVPFYIGAYFAIDMFVGTVILFVWERINRKDADDYAGAVASGLICGDGIWTIPSAILSILRINPPICMYFKPALAS, encoded by the exons ATGGGGACGGAGATCCCAACGTCGCCGGAGATATCCGAGGCCTTGCTGCTACCGGAGACTAACAAGACCGCGGCGACTGTGATTCTAGATCAAGGCGAGCACGTGCCGGAGTGGAAGGAGCAGATAACGATCCGCGGATTGGTCGTTAGCGCGTTGCTGGGGACGTTGTTCTGCATCATCACTCACAAACTGAATCTCACAGTAGGCATCATCCCTTCGCTTAACGTCGCCGCCGGTTTGCTCGGGTTCTTCTTCGTCAAATCGTGGACCGGTTTCTTGTCGAAGCTTGGATTCACGGTTAAGCCGTTCACCAAGCAGGAGAACACCGTTATTCAGACCTGCGTCGTCGCCTGCTACGGCCTCGCCTTTAGCG GAGGATTTGGATCGTATTTGATTGCTATGGATGAGAAGACGTACAAGCTCATTGGTGCTGACTATCCTGGGAATCACGCGGAGGATGTTATCAATCCAGGGCTGTGGTGGATGATTGGGTTTTTGTTTGTAGTCAGCTTCTTGGGGCTCTTTAGTCTCGTTCCCTTACGCAAG GTGATGGTTTTGGACTACAAGCTTACATATCCTAGTGGGACCGCCACAGCAATGCTCATTAACAGCTTCCACACCAACACTGGAGCTGAGCTTGCAGC GAACCAGGTCAAATGTCTTGGGAAATACCTGAGTCTTAGCTTGGTTTGGAGTTGTTTCAAGTGGTTCTTCAGTGGCGTTGGAGATGCATGTGGATTTGATAACTTCCCCACCCTTGGTTTGACACTATTCAAGAACAC GTTTTACTTCGACTTCAGTCCGACATATGTTGGATGTGGTCTCATATGCCCCCATATAGTGAACTGTTCGGTTCTTCTTGGTGCGATCATCTCTTGGGGGTTTCTGTGGCCATTTGTATCACAACATGCCGGTGATTGGTATCCAGCTGACCTTGGCTCCAACGATTTCAAAGGTCTCTATGGATATAAG GTCTTTATTGCCATTGCCATTATCCTTGGAGACGGTCTCTACAATCTTGTCAAGATCATTGCTGTTACAGTAAAGGAATTATGCAGCAATAGCTCTAGAAATCTCAATCTACCCGTTGTTACCAATGTTGTAG ATGACGAAGCCTCTGAGATACTGTTGGTAAAGAAGAAAAGAGATGAAGTGTTTTTGAAGGACCGGATCCCTCTTGGATTTGCAGTTTCTGGCTATGTGGGTCTTGCAGCTATCTCAACCGCAACGATCCCTTTGATATTCCCACCTTTGAAATGGTACTTTGTCCTGTGTTCGTACTTCATTGCACCTGCTCTGGCCTTCTGTAACTCTTACGGAACCGGGCTCACGGACTGGAGTCTAGCATCAACCTACGGAAAGATCGGTCTTTTCATAATCGCCTCCGTAGTGGGAAGTGATGGTGGTGTCATTGCCGGTTTAGCTGCATGTGGCGTCATGATGTCAATCGTCTCTACCGCAGCTGATCTCATGCAAGACTTCAAAACAGGTTACCTCACTTTATCATCGGCAAAATCCATGTTCGTGAGCCAGCTCGTGGGAACTGCAATGGGCTGCATAATCGCTCCCCTCACGTTTTACTTGTTCTGGTCTGCTTTCGACATTGGAGACCCCAACGGTCCGTACAAAGCACCTTACGCAGTGATCTTCCGTGAGATGGCTATTCTAGGTATCGAGGGGTTCGCAGAACTGCCTAAGCACTGTCTGGCTCTTTGCTACGGGTTTTTCGTTGCGGCTCTGATAGTGAATCTCTTGAGGGACATTACACCGCCTAAGATCTCTCAGTTTATCCCTATCCCAATGGCGATGGCTGTCCCGTTCTACATTGGAGCTTACTTCGCCATCGACATGTTCGTTGGGACTGTGATACTGTTCGTGTGGGAACGGATCAACAGAAAAGATGCAGATGACTATGCGGGTGCAGTAGCATCAGGTCTGATCTGTGGAGATGGGATATGGACAATTCCATCTGCAATCCTATCGATCTTGAGGATCAATCCGCCCATCTGTATGTACTTTAAACCGGCTTTGGCAAGTTAA
- the LOC106316084 gene encoding uncharacterized protein LOC106316084 — protein MTSLQSSGMLTKEQMVYLFDRFDYLTSQSDVKKRISDAVEDKQEAVAVTTAIQEEIFLEMGIDPGFGIGCLGKLNSAFENDKELMIGFYKFLAKEEMACEEAELGPDGFEHKMEAQRQLHEEQLEMLKYMRKFPLDDQSAILKKLQKQLENADFEPGASLLSGEQLEEAGRRRVSPVFGSR, from the exons ATGACGTCGCTGCAAAGCTCGGGGATGTTGACGAAAGAGCAGATGGTTTATCTCTTTGATCGATTCGACTACTTGACCTCGCAATCTG ATGTGAAGAAAAGAATCTCCGACGCCGTTGAGGACAAACAG GAAGCTGTGGCGGTTACAACTGCAATTCAAGAAGAAATATTCTTGGAGATGGGAATTG ACCCAGGATTTGGTATTGGATGCTTGGGGAAGCTGAACTCTGCGTTTGAAAACGATAAAGAGTTGATGATTGGTTTCTACAAGTTTCTCGCTAA GGAGGAGATGGCATGTGAAGAAGCTGAGCTTGGTCCAGATGGGTTTGAACACAAGATGGAAGCTCAACGACAGTTACACGAAGAG CAACTGGAGATGCTAAAGTATATGCGTAAGTTTCCTCTGGATGACCAATCTGCCATCCTTAAAAAG CTCCAGAAGCAACTAGAGAATGCGGATTTTGAGCCTGGGGCATCCCTTTTGTCAGGAGAGCAATTGGAGGAAGCTGGAAGAAGAAGAGTGTCACCAGTTTTTGGAAGCAGATAA
- the LOC106318651 gene encoding B2 protein-like isoform X1, with the protein MMARFFGTMESFWQLGDELRGQSRASEDHKWSTVATKLAEQTRMKGERTNNLDLSKTYSDFRPTDKFSFQENNNLNFNMNLMQGNVYYNNMNDFKSGGNMKVNKYFGNAVANKEMSSNNYSNDNAVDKRFKTLPASETLPRDEVLGGYIFVCNNDTMQDDLKRHLFGLPPRYRDSVRAITPGLPLFLYNYTTHQLHGIFEATTFGGTNIDATAWEDKKCKGESRFPAQVRIRVRKICKALEEDSFRPVLHHYDGPKFRLELTVPETLDLLDLCEQAGSP; encoded by the exons ATGATGG CTAGATTTTTTGGAACTATGGAGAGCTTCTGGCAATTGGGTGACGAGCTCCGAGGTCAGTCAAGAGCATCAGAGGATCACAAATGGTCCACTGTTGCTACCAAGCTCGCTGAGCAGACTAGGATGAAGGGGGAAAGGACGAACAACCTTGATCTCTCCAAAACCTACTCTGACTTCAGGCCTACCGACAAGTTTAGTTTCCAGGAGAACAACAACCTCAACTTCAACATGAATCTGATGCAGGGCAATGTTTACTACAACAACATGAATGACTTCAAAAGTGGAGGCAACATGAAAGTTAACAAGTACTTTGGCAATGCTGTTGCTAACAAAGAGATGAGCAGCAACAACTATAGCAATGATAATGCTGTTGACAAGAGGTTTAAAACCCTGCCTGCATCAGAGACGCTTCCAAGGGATGAAGTTCTCGGCGGGTACATCTTTGTTTGCAACAATGATACCATGCAGGACGACTTGAAACGTCACCTATTTG GTTTACCTCCGAGATACAGGGACTCTGTAAGGGCAATAACACCTGGGTTGCCTCTCTTTCTTTACAATTACACTACTCACCAGTTGCATGGTATCTTTGAG GCAACAACTTTTGGAGGTACTAACATTGATGCCACTGCTTGGGAGGACAAAAAGTGCAAAGGAGAGTCTAGATTTCCAGCTCAG GTAAGGATCAGAGTGAGGAAAATATGCAAAGCCTTGGAAGAGGATTCCTTCAGGCCTGTTCTTCACCATTATGATGGTCCAAAGTTCCGCCTTGAGCTCACTGTTCCCGAG ACATTGGATCTGCTAGATCTCTGTGAACAAGCTGGCTCTCCATAA
- the LOC106318651 gene encoding B2 protein-like isoform X2 codes for MMGTMESFWQLGDELRGQSRASEDHKWSTVATKLAEQTRMKGERTNNLDLSKTYSDFRPTDKFSFQENNNLNFNMNLMQGNVYYNNMNDFKSGGNMKVNKYFGNAVANKEMSSNNYSNDNAVDKRFKTLPASETLPRDEVLGGYIFVCNNDTMQDDLKRHLFGLPPRYRDSVRAITPGLPLFLYNYTTHQLHGIFEATTFGGTNIDATAWEDKKCKGESRFPAQVRIRVRKICKALEEDSFRPVLHHYDGPKFRLELTVPETLDLLDLCEQAGSP; via the exons ATGATGG GAACTATGGAGAGCTTCTGGCAATTGGGTGACGAGCTCCGAGGTCAGTCAAGAGCATCAGAGGATCACAAATGGTCCACTGTTGCTACCAAGCTCGCTGAGCAGACTAGGATGAAGGGGGAAAGGACGAACAACCTTGATCTCTCCAAAACCTACTCTGACTTCAGGCCTACCGACAAGTTTAGTTTCCAGGAGAACAACAACCTCAACTTCAACATGAATCTGATGCAGGGCAATGTTTACTACAACAACATGAATGACTTCAAAAGTGGAGGCAACATGAAAGTTAACAAGTACTTTGGCAATGCTGTTGCTAACAAAGAGATGAGCAGCAACAACTATAGCAATGATAATGCTGTTGACAAGAGGTTTAAAACCCTGCCTGCATCAGAGACGCTTCCAAGGGATGAAGTTCTCGGCGGGTACATCTTTGTTTGCAACAATGATACCATGCAGGACGACTTGAAACGTCACCTATTTG GTTTACCTCCGAGATACAGGGACTCTGTAAGGGCAATAACACCTGGGTTGCCTCTCTTTCTTTACAATTACACTACTCACCAGTTGCATGGTATCTTTGAG GCAACAACTTTTGGAGGTACTAACATTGATGCCACTGCTTGGGAGGACAAAAAGTGCAAAGGAGAGTCTAGATTTCCAGCTCAG GTAAGGATCAGAGTGAGGAAAATATGCAAAGCCTTGGAAGAGGATTCCTTCAGGCCTGTTCTTCACCATTATGATGGTCCAAAGTTCCGCCTTGAGCTCACTGTTCCCGAG ACATTGGATCTGCTAGATCTCTGTGAACAAGCTGGCTCTCCATAA
- the LOC106318651 gene encoding B2 protein-like isoform X3 translates to MESFWQLGDELRGQSRASEDHKWSTVATKLAEQTRMKGERTNNLDLSKTYSDFRPTDKFSFQENNNLNFNMNLMQGNVYYNNMNDFKSGGNMKVNKYFGNAVANKEMSSNNYSNDNAVDKRFKTLPASETLPRDEVLGGYIFVCNNDTMQDDLKRHLFGLPPRYRDSVRAITPGLPLFLYNYTTHQLHGIFEATTFGGTNIDATAWEDKKCKGESRFPAQVRIRVRKICKALEEDSFRPVLHHYDGPKFRLELTVPETLDLLDLCEQAGSP, encoded by the exons ATGGAGAGCTTCTGGCAATTGGGTGACGAGCTCCGAGGTCAGTCAAGAGCATCAGAGGATCACAAATGGTCCACTGTTGCTACCAAGCTCGCTGAGCAGACTAGGATGAAGGGGGAAAGGACGAACAACCTTGATCTCTCCAAAACCTACTCTGACTTCAGGCCTACCGACAAGTTTAGTTTCCAGGAGAACAACAACCTCAACTTCAACATGAATCTGATGCAGGGCAATGTTTACTACAACAACATGAATGACTTCAAAAGTGGAGGCAACATGAAAGTTAACAAGTACTTTGGCAATGCTGTTGCTAACAAAGAGATGAGCAGCAACAACTATAGCAATGATAATGCTGTTGACAAGAGGTTTAAAACCCTGCCTGCATCAGAGACGCTTCCAAGGGATGAAGTTCTCGGCGGGTACATCTTTGTTTGCAACAATGATACCATGCAGGACGACTTGAAACGTCACCTATTTG GTTTACCTCCGAGATACAGGGACTCTGTAAGGGCAATAACACCTGGGTTGCCTCTCTTTCTTTACAATTACACTACTCACCAGTTGCATGGTATCTTTGAG GCAACAACTTTTGGAGGTACTAACATTGATGCCACTGCTTGGGAGGACAAAAAGTGCAAAGGAGAGTCTAGATTTCCAGCTCAG GTAAGGATCAGAGTGAGGAAAATATGCAAAGCCTTGGAAGAGGATTCCTTCAGGCCTGTTCTTCACCATTATGATGGTCCAAAGTTCCGCCTTGAGCTCACTGTTCCCGAG ACATTGGATCTGCTAGATCTCTGTGAACAAGCTGGCTCTCCATAA
- the LOC106318653 gene encoding transcription and mRNA export factor SUS1-like produces MKHSVNRPPTPDEDVTESPERDELTLGEIINIKLVESGEKENLMELVRDRLVESGWKDEMRIACREHVKKKGRKDVTVDELIRAITPKGRASVPDAVKEELLDRIQNFIRSAAL; encoded by the exons AT GAAACACTCGGTGAATCGTCCTCCGACGCCTGATGAAGACGTGACGGAATCTCCCGAGAGGGACGAGCTCACGCTTGGAGAAATCATCAACATCAAG TTGGTGGAGAGTGGAGAGAAAGAGAATCTGATGGAGCTCGTGAGAGATAGATTGGTGGAGTCTGGTTGGAAAGATGAGATGAGGATTGCTTGCAG GGAGCATGTAAAGAAGAAAGGGAGGAAAGATGTTACAGTGGATGAACTAATACGAGCCATCACTCCCAAAGGCAGAG CTTCAGTACCAGATGCTGTCAAGGAAGAGCTGTTGGACAGAATCCAAAACTTCATTCGGTCAGCTGCTCTTTGA
- the LOC106318652 gene encoding uncharacterized protein LOC106318652, whose protein sequence is MAASFSLTSFISFISPFKSQTKPTPPPNLTLPTPASPHRRRNDLAADEAPPSNASLSSELASVICPSLAYSNTLFFSSSGYNVQVFVEDNESEERLVNRFRREVMRTGVIQECKRRRYFENKQDEKKRRTRDAAKRNKKRRPYAKFTQETREEAAATKSKKKDEEEDNWEMPDGDVPS, encoded by the exons ATGGCGGCTTCGTTCTCACTCACGAGCTTCATCTCATTCATCTCTCCATTCAAATCCCAGACCAAACCAACCCCGCCTCCCAATCTCACTCTCCCCACTCCAGCATCCCCACACAGACGAAGAAACGATCTCGCCGCGGACGAGGCTCCTCCTTCCAACGCCTCGCTTTCCTCGGAGCTCGCCTCCGTGATATGCCCGTCGCTCGCGTACTCGAACACGCTCTTCTTCAGCAGCTCGGGGTACAACGTGCAGGTGTTCGTGGAGGACAACGAGTCGGAGGAGAGGTTGGTGAATCGGTTTAGAAGGGAGGTGATGAGGACGGGGGTTATACAGGAGTGCAAGAGGAGGAGGTACTTTGAGAATAAGCAGGACGAGAAGAAGCGGAGGACTCGTGATGCTGCTAAGCGTAACAAGAAAAG GCGTCCTTATGCAAAGTTTACTCAAGAGACTAGAGAAGAAGCAGCAGCAACCAAGAGTAAGAAGAAGGATGAGGAGGAAGATAACTGGGAGATGCCTGATGGAGATGTGCCTTCTTGA
- the LOC106319189 gene encoding uncharacterized protein LOC106319189: MGSVSLKIGDGTARFRRTSVCSSAVNLLMLFSVVTTNLFALYAFSSHSQSSSHPLHHSNNISLVSQHLSLILREIDTSQRKLAQMEKQILGYESIDLSRPNIVPELKLFLLRHQLPLGKDSRTGITEMVSSVGHSCERSPDLLSQYMSYKVFDRCPDDWSLGQKLILRGCEPLPRRRCLAKTVAKQDLKPFPESLWRPVGNKSVNWSGLGCKGFDCLKGKKLGSDCVGCFDLGSEKDRFVKVKGKNDFLVDDVLGLANGKIRIGFDVSGGSGTFAARMAERNVTVITNALNNGGPFSEFIAARGVFPLFLSLDHRFPFHDNVFDLVHGSSGLDVEGKPEKMEFLMFDLDRVLKPGGLFWLDNFYCASDVKKKELTRLIERFGYKKLKWVIGEKADGQGNLSAVLQKPVRV, translated from the coding sequence ATGGGATCTGTCTCCCTCAAGATCGGCGACGGAACCGCCAGATTCCGACGAACATCCGTCTGCTCCTCCGCCGTAAACCTCCTCATGCTCTTCTCCGTCGTCACCACCAACCTCTTCGCCCTATACGCCTTCTCCTCCCACTCCCAATCCTCCTCCCACCCGCTCCACCACTCCAACAACATCTCCCTCGTCTCCCAGCACCTCTCCCTCATCCTCCGAGAGATCGACACCTCCCAGCGAAAGCTCGCGCAGATGGAGAAACAGATCCTCGGCTACGAGTCCATCGACCTCTCCCGTCCCAACATCGTCCCTGAGCTCAAACTGTTCCTCCTACGCCACCAGCTCCCTCTCGGTAAAGACTCCAGGACCGGGATCACCGAGATGGTCTCCTCCGTGGGCCACTCCTGCGAAAGATCTCCGGATTTGCTGTCGCAGTACATGTCTTACAAAGTGTTCGACAGGTGTCCTGATGACTGGAGCCTCGGCCAGAAGCTGATCCTCCGCGGATGCGAGCCCCTGCCGAGGAGACGATGCTTGGCGAAAACTGTCGCCAAGCAAGATCTCAAACCGTTTCCTGAATCTCTATGGAGGCCTGTTGGTAACAAGAGCGTTAACTGGAGCGGGCTCGGATGCAAAGGCTTTGATTGTTTGAAAGGCAAGAAGCTCGGCTCGGATTGCGTCGGCTGCTTCGATCTAGGTAGCGAGAAAGATCGGTTCGTCAAGGTTAAGGGGAAGAACGACTTCTTGGTTGACGATGTGTTGGGTTTAGCCAATGGGAAGATCCGGATCGGGTTCGATGTTAGTGGTGGTTCGGGGACTTTCGCGGCGAGGATGGCTGAGAGGAACGTGACTGTGATCACCAACGCGTTGAATAACGGCGGTCCGTTTAGCGAGTTCATAGCTGCGAGAGGGGTTTTCCCGTTATTCTTGAGTTTGGACCATAGGTTCCCTTTCCACGACAATGTGTTCGATCTTGTTCACGGTTCTAGCGGGTTGGATGTTGAAGGGAAACCCGAGAAGATGGAGTTCTTGATGTTTGATCTTGATCGGGTTTTGAAACCCGGTGGGTTGTTCTGGTTGGATAACTTCTACTGCGCTAGTGACGTGAAGAAGAAGGAGCTGACGCGTTTGATCGAGAGGTTTGGGTATAAGAAGCTGAAATGGGTTATTGGAGAGAAGGCTGATGGGCAAGGGAATCTCTCTGCTGTTCTGCAAAAGCCGGTGAGGGTTTGA